Part of the Halostella litorea genome is shown below.
GATATGTCCCTCCCCTGGACCGTCGGTGCGGTCGGGGCCTTGCTCGTGTCGGCCGCCGTCGCCTGGGCCACCGACGAGCACCGGCGGGTGCTCGCCGACCGACTGCGGAGCCGCCTGCTGCTCGGCGTCCCCTGGGGGACGCTGGTCTCCGTCGCGCTCGTCGTCGCGGTGTACCTCTTCCTGCAGGGCGGCCTCGCTCACTGGAACGACCCCGTCACGCTGCCGTTCCGCGCCTGGTCGTACCTCTACCCGCTGGGCGTCGTCTCGGCGGCGTTCTCCCACGGCGGCCCCGGCCACCTGCTCGGCAACCTCACCGGGACGCTCGTCCTCGCGCCGATCGCCGAGTACGCGTGGGGCCACTACCCCGACGAACGCGGCGCGTCGACGTTCTCCTCCCTCGGGACGAATCCGTACGTCCGCGCGTTCGTCGCCTTCCCGGCGGCGGTCGTCGCGGTCGGGCTGTTCACCGGCGCGTTTGCGCTGGGCCCGGTGATCGGCTTCTCCGGGGTCGTGTTCGCGTTCGCCGGCTTCGCGCTGGTCCACTACCCGCTGACGACGGTGGCGGCGGCGCTCGGGGGCCAGGCGGTGCTCCAGCGCACGTACCGCGCGCTGCTCGACCCCGTGATAATCGGCGGGACGTCCGCGAGCGGGCCGTCGCCGCCGTGGTGGGCCGAGATAGCCATCCAGGGCCACGCGATCGGCTTGCTGCTCGGCATCCTGCTCGGCCTGGCGGTGGCGCGCCGCCGCGACCGCGGGCCGGGGGCGGTTCGGCTCTGGGCCGCCGTCGTCGCGTTCGCCGTCCCGCAGGGGCTGTGGGCGGTGTACTGGTTCCGCGGGAACGGCGAGTACGTCCTCTACCAGGCGCTCGGGCTGGCGCTGGTCGCCGGGCTGGCGCTGGTCGTCACCGTCGCCGTCACCGCCACGGACCGCCCGCTCCCGCGGCCCGGCGGCGACGCCTCGCGCCGCACCGTCGCGTCGGTCGTCCTGCTGGTCTCGCTCGCGGCGCTCGCCGGGCCGGCCGTGCCGACGAACGCGCTGACGGTCGACGACGGGCCGACGCCGACGGAGGGCGCGGTCACGGTCGACGGCTACACAGTCACGTACGCCGAGGACGTGCGCAACCGGATGATCCCGGCCGTCGACGTGTCGCTGTTCGGTGAGGACACGAACGTGACGACAAGCGGCGTGATCGTCGTCAACCGCGACCGGCACATCTGGACGCAGGCGGCGTCAAAACAGGCGCTCGCATACGACGGCTACGAGCGGATCCGGGTTGGCGGCGTCGGCTGGGACGCGGCCGTCGACGCGCGCCGGGTGGGCTGGTCGGCCGTCGGCGGCGGGACGGCCTACCACGTCTGGCTCCGGACCGACGGGGAGCGCCCCGAGCACGCGTTCAACTCCTCGGCCGCCACCGCGGAGCCCCGGGTCAGCGGGACGAACCTCACCGTCGTCGCCACCGAGCGGGGCGGGTTCCGACTGCGGGTGACGGAGGGCAACAGGACGCTGGCCCGGGAGCCGATGCCCGCGGCGAACGAGTCGGTGACCGTCGCCGGCGTGACGTTCGAGCGCGACGGCGACGCGCTGTTCGCGGTGCGGGACGGGACCCGCGTCCGGGTCGCCGAGCGCGAGGGGTATCGGTAGGGTAGGATCGGTGGCCCGACCCGGAGCGCGGCCGGGCCCCGTCGGACCGGCGGCCGGGGGTGCGCCAAAAGGAATTTTTCGGTCCAGGGCCACGATAACGCCATGGAGAAGCGTTCGAAAGGCGTCCGGTTCGCCGAACTCGCCGGGCGGACCCTCGCCCGCGCGCTCGGCTGGCTGCTCGTACTCGCGGGGGTACTCGGCGTGCTCGCCACGCTCGTCGTGTACCTCGGCGACTATCCCGGGAAGAGTCCCGTCCTGAGTGCAGTCTCGTTCGTCGCGTGCCTTCTCGTGATCGCGGGCGGCGTCTACGGCAACCCACGGTTCAGGGAACGGATCCGCGCCTCGCTATAGAAACGGTCGACTCGTCGCTCGCCGAGACGGGGCAAACGTCCCGGGCGGGACCAAGCCGCTACGTCCAGTCGATCCGGAAGACTTCCGCGGCTATCGTCTCGCGGTCGGCGTCGTGGTGGTCGAACTGCCGGTCGATGGCGAGTTCCGCCTCGAACGCCTCGGTCACCTCGCCGCCGGCGTCGGCGGCGAACGACTCGACGAACTCGCGGCTGCCGGCGTTGTGGACGGAGTAGGAGACGGCCGCGACGTCGGCGGCGGTTTCGAGGAACGCGCGGTCGGCGTGTTCGTTGCCCCGCTGCGCGCCGAACGGCGGGTTCATCACGACGGTGACGCCCTCGACCGACAGCGGCGGGTCCGTCGCGTCGCCCTGGACCCACCCGACGTCGGCCGACGCGGCGACCCGGCGCTCGTTCTCCCGCGCGGTCAGGAGGGCGGACCGGTCGAGGTCGACGCCGACGACGCGGTCCGGGCCGCGGAGCGCGGCGGCGAGCGCGAGCATCCCGGTCCCCGTCCCGAGGTCGACGACGGTCTTCCCCTCGATGTCGCCGCGGAGGTCGGCGACGTGGACGATAGAGGCCGCGAGGTCCGGCGGCGTGGGGTACTGTTCGAGGGCGGCGTCGGGGTCGTCGAACCCCGCGACGACGCCGAGCTGGCGGGAGAGCTCGCTCCGCGTGCTCACAGGCTGATCGGGCCGTCGACGGTGAGTGTCACGCCGTCGCGGCGGGCGCGCTCGGCGCAGGCCTCGAGCGCGGGCCGGACCTTCCCCTCGTCGGCCACGGCGTCGAGTTCGACGGTGACCCGGGCCGCGCCGAGGAAGGTGGCGGCGCGGACGTAGCCGCGGACGCGGTCGATCTCCTCCTGGGTTGCCAGCGAGCAGTCCTCGTCGAAACAGGCGTCGACGCGGAGGTCGGCCGCGTGCAGGCCCTCGTCGGTCAGTTCGCGCTTGAAGTCGCGGAGGTACTCGGGGGCGGTGGAGTCCAGCGCGTCCGCGGCGAGGCTCACCGGCTCGACGTTCGTCGGCTGACAGCCCTCGACGGCGCGTTCCACGTTCGGCGTCGGCGTCGTGCTCATGCTACTACACCATATCTACTACGTATACAAAAAGCTTTGTGGATAACCATAGGTTATTGGCTGGCGCTGTCCAGCGAGGCGAATGCCACGATAT
Proteins encoded:
- a CDS encoding rhomboid family intramembrane serine protease, which translates into the protein MSLPWTVGAVGALLVSAAVAWATDEHRRVLADRLRSRLLLGVPWGTLVSVALVVAVYLFLQGGLAHWNDPVTLPFRAWSYLYPLGVVSAAFSHGGPGHLLGNLTGTLVLAPIAEYAWGHYPDERGASTFSSLGTNPYVRAFVAFPAAVVAVGLFTGAFALGPVIGFSGVVFAFAGFALVHYPLTTVAAALGGQAVLQRTYRALLDPVIIGGTSASGPSPPWWAEIAIQGHAIGLLLGILLGLAVARRRDRGPGAVRLWAAVVAFAVPQGLWAVYWFRGNGEYVLYQALGLALVAGLALVVTVAVTATDRPLPRPGGDASRRTVASVVLLVSLAALAGPAVPTNALTVDDGPTPTEGAVTVDGYTVTYAEDVRNRMIPAVDVSLFGEDTNVTTSGVIVVNRDRHIWTQAASKQALAYDGYERIRVGGVGWDAAVDARRVGWSAVGGGTAYHVWLRTDGERPEHAFNSSAATAEPRVSGTNLTVVATERGGFRLRVTEGNRTLAREPMPAANESVTVAGVTFERDGDALFAVRDGTRVRVAEREGYR
- a CDS encoding METTL5 family protein, giving the protein MSTRSELSRQLGVVAGFDDPDAALEQYPTPPDLAASIVHVADLRGDIEGKTVVDLGTGTGMLALAAALRGPDRVVGVDLDRSALLTARENERRVAASADVGWVQGDATDPPLSVEGVTVVMNPPFGAQRGNEHADRAFLETAADVAAVSYSVHNAGSREFVESFAADAGGEVTEAFEAELAIDRQFDHHDADRETIAAEVFRIDWT